The Brassica napus cultivar Da-Ae chromosome C7, Da-Ae, whole genome shotgun sequence genome has a segment encoding these proteins:
- the LOC111212653 gene encoding F-box protein At2g35280-like, with protein MSTENSLSLIESLPQELLAEILARVASSSVEDISHCLTVSRTISSAVQDDHVIKRLNLRPQAMNPILTCYRYQHLMVKAINSNNPAAHYIEGIKQFFAYDNRTVGLHHLRKSAEGSYDNGTYLYGIVVSCMGNIEEGKTILRTLGWEASRRRTKRAWREVKRSMRFVYVILKPEYTATLKSNQPPLTCHK; from the coding sequence ATGTCTACTGAAAACAGTTTATCTCTAATCGAATCTCTACCCCAAGAACTCCTTGCTGAAATTCTAGCCCGGGTTGCTTCATCTTCTGTTGAAGATATAAGCCACTGCTTAACTGTCTCACGGACGATTTCTTCCGCCGTGCAAGATGATCACGTCATCAAACGTCTCAACCTACGTCCACAGGCGATGAATCCCATCCTAACGTGTTATCGTTATCAGCATCTTATGGTGAAGGCTATCAACAGCAACAATCCGGCTGCTCACTATATTGAAGGTATCAAGCAGTTCTTCGCCTACGACAACAGGACCGTTGGGTTACATCACCTAAGAAAATCAGCTGAAGGTTCCTACGACAATGGTACCTATCTGTATGGCATCGTTGTTTCATGCATGGGAAACATTGAAGAAGGAAAAACTATCTTACGTACCCTTGGGTGGGAGGCAAGCAGACGTCGCACTAAGCGTGCTTGGAGAGAGGTGAAGAGGTCAATGAGGTTTGTTTATGTCATTTTGAAGCCTGAGTACACAGCCACTTTGAAGAGCAATCAGCCACCGCTCACCTGCCACAAATGA
- the LOC106411061 gene encoding glutathione synthetase, chloroplastic, which yields MESQKPMFQVENFDDEFVQKLVYDALVWCSLHGLVVGDKTYQKSGTVPGVGMTHAPISLLPTPFPESYWKQACEVAPIFNELVDRVSLDAQFIQDSLSRTKKADIFTSRLLDIHSKMLESNKKEDIRLGLHRSDYMLDEETKSLLQIEMNTISCSFPGFGRLVTELHQSLLRSHGDHLGLDSERVPKNTSNSQFADAMAKAWLEYNNPRAVVMIVVQPDERNMYDQHWLSSVLREKHNIVTIRKSLAEVETEGSVQDDGTLIVDGQEVSVVYYRSGYTPRDYPSESEWNARLLIEQSSAVKCPSIAYHLAGTKKIQQELAKPGVLERFMDNKDDVAKLRKCFAGLWSLDDPEIIKKAIEKPELFVMKPQREGGGNNIYGDDVRENLLRLQKEGEEENAAYILMQRIFPKVSNVFLVREGVYHKDQAISELGIYGAYLRNKERVIINEQSGYLMRTKVSSSDEGGVAAGFAVLDSIYLN from the exons ATGGAATCACAGAAACCCATGTTCCAAGTCGAAAACTTTGACGATGAGTTTGTTCAGAAACTGGTCTACGATGCTCTCGTTTGGTGTTCCCTTCACGGGCTCGTCGTCGGTGACAAAACTTATCAG AAATCAGGAACAGTTCCAGGGGTTGGGATGACGCACGCCCCGATTTCATTGCTGCCAACTCCGTTCCCAGAAAGTTACTGGAAGCAAGCTTGTGAAGTTGCTCCCATCTTCAATGAATTGGTTGATCGTGTCAGCTTGGATGCCCAATTCATACAGGATAGTCTCTCCAG AACGAAAAAAGCCGACATCTTTACATCTAGACTTCTTGACATTCACTCCAAGATGCTAGAAAGCAACAAGAAAGAG GACATTCGTTTGGGTTTACACCGGTCAGATTATATGCTAGACGAAGAAACAAAATCGCTTCTTCAGATAGAGATGAATACTATTTCCTGTTCCTTTCCAGGCTTTGGTCGTCTTGTTACCGAGCTACACCA GTCATTGCTTAGATCTCATGGGGATCATCTTGGGTTAGACTCTGAACGTGTACCCAAAAACACATCCAACAGCCAGTTTGCTGACGCAATGGCTAAAGCTTGGTTGGAGTACAACAACCCAAG AGCGGTAGTCATGATAGTTGTGCAGCCGGATGAACGCAACATGTACGATCAGCATTGGCTAAGCAGCGTATTGAGAGAAAA GCACAATATTGTAACCATCAGGAAGAGTTTAGCAGAAGTCGAAACAGAAGGGAGTGTACAAGATGATGGAACCCTTATTGT TGATGGCCAAGAAGTCTCGGTGGTTTATTACAGATCAGGCTATACTCCCAGAGATTATCCGTCTGAATCA GAATGGAATGCTAGGCTGCTTATAGAGCAGTCCTCAGCAGTTAAATGCCCGTCTATAGCTTATCACTTAGCTGGCACCAAGAAAATCCAGCAAGAACTCGCAAAACCAGGTGTTCTCGAGAG GTTTATGGACAACAAAGATGACGTTGCTAAGCTGAGGAAATGCTTTGCTGGACTTTGGAGCTTGGACGATCCAGAAATCATCAAGAAAGCAATTGAAAAGCCTGAGTTGTTCGTTATGAAGCCTCAGAGAGAAGGAGGAG GTAACAACATTTATGGAGATGATGTGAGGGAAAATCTTCTGAGGTTGCAGaaagaaggagaggaagagaacGCTGCGTATATCCTAATGCAGAGGATATTCCCAAAAGTCTCAAATGTGTTCTTGGTGCGAGAAGGCGTTTACCATAAAGATCAAGCTATATCAGAACTTGGAATCTATGGCGCTTACCTCAG GAACAAGGAGAGAGTTATAATAAACGAGCAGAGCGGTTATCTGATGCGCACAAAGGTCTCGTCATCAGATGAAGGTGGTGTTGCGGCTGGTTTTGCTGTCTTGGACAGCATTTATTTGAATTGA
- the LOC106348666 gene encoding 39S ribosomal protein L45, mitochondrial-like codes for MALVRRFQTVRSLLRTAGSTESSSLPFRSGNEFSWNQAGDGFRLGRWRSFHSSLCHVPDTLGKSVYSSLYESHNAASPHLLRSTMIAESVPFSSDKRFATTQVKAPPQLQKTGAVRVSMVSPGFVYEPYALHEKIPWWRRCFTRSGWKRTKEDFVRELRSAYAIAKLRKTGYSKNKFYIEALELYKEINIMMANGDKKTIRKNVTERMYSALKNEIKQREAMWGSVYWEMVEPVIKIKTLQARLIGIDRTDLSKAFIQLTLEFLTKQKFEAYDAKGNVVAGDKKKEVLVRDIWVFEKSLFHTGAYWRLCGRIEFPKKDKIQPAL; via the exons ATGGCGCTCGTGAGGAGGTTTCAGACAGTTCGCTCACTGCTGAGAACAGCTGGATCAACAGAATCTTCTTCGCTTCC TTTTCGGAGTGGAAATGAGTTCTCTTGGAATCAAGCTGGAGATGGTTTCAGATTGGGGCGTTGGAGGAGCTTCCATTCCTCTCTTTGTCACG TTCCTGACACTCTTGGAAAAAGCGTGTATTCAAGCTTATACGAGAGCCACAACGCTGCCAGCCcacatttgcttcgatctacaATG ATTGCAGAGTCTGTTCCCTTTAGCAGTGACAAAAGGTTTGCCACAACGCAAGTAAAGGCTCCACCTCAGCTACAGAAAACG GGAGCTGTTAGAGTGTCCATGGTAAGCCCTGGATTTGTTTACGAACCCTATGCACTCCACGAGAAAATCCCATGGTGGCGAAG ATGTTTCACAAGAAGCGGTTGGAAAAGAACCAAAGAGGATTTCGTACGGGAG CTAAGAAGTGCCTATGCTATCGCAAAGTTAAGAAAGACTGGGTACTCAAAGAACAAGTTCTACATAGAAGCACTAGAGCTATACAAAGAG ATTAACATTATGATGGCCAATGGTGACAAGAAGACTATAAGGAAAAACGTCACTGAGAGGATGTATTCT GCATTGAAGAACGAAATTAAACAAAGAGAAGCCATGTGGGGTAGTGTGTACTGGGAAATGGTTGAGCCGgtcatcaaaatcaaaactttgcAAGCTCGACTG ATCGGCATCGACAGGACGGACCTTAGTAAAGCATTCATACAACTGACACTTGAGTTTCTGACAAAGCAG AAATTTGAAGCATACGATGCAAAAGGCAATGTAGTAGCTGGAGACAAGAAGAAAGAG GTGCTCGTACGTGACATCTGGGTTTTTGAGAAGTCTCTGTTCCACACAGGAGCTTACTGGCGTCTCTGTGGCCGGATTGAATTTCCGAAAAAGGATAAAATCCAACCCGCCCTCTGA
- the LOC106411302 gene encoding uncharacterized protein LOC106411302 isoform X1, translating to MAILLHSLLSLHPPNLKPQNPKRPKSLFLLGPSASLKVPTFRRDVVLRTASLCFVSFVFQNPLLQSLADPSKSPKPARLAIANTNSWFQYFGDGFSIRVPPQFIDFTEPEDYSAGLSLYGDKAKPKTFAARFASPDGSEVVSVVIRPSNSLKITFLEAKDISELGSLKEAARIFVPGAATIYSARTIKVKEEEGFRNYYLYEFGRDEERIALVAAVNRGRVFIAGAAAPESKWKEDELKLRSAAISLTVQ from the exons ATGGCCATTCTACTTCACTCCCTCCTCTCTCTCCAtcccccaaacctcaaaccccaaaACCCTAAAAGACCTAAGAGTCTCTTTCTGCTAGGACCGTCTGCATCTCTTAAAGTCCCCACCTTTAGGAGAGATGTGGTGCTTAGAACAGCATCTCTCTGTTTCGTCTCCTTCGTATTCCAGAACCCACTTCTGCAGTCATTAGCCGATCCTTCGAAGTCTCCCAAACCGGCTAGACTCGCCATTGCCAATACTAACTCTTGGTTCCAGTACTTTGGCGATGGGTTCTCGATCAGAGTTCCACCTCAGTTTATCGACTTCACGGAGCCTGAG GATTACTCTGCAGGGTTGTCTCTCTATGGGGACAAGGCAAAGCCAAAGACTTTTGCTGCCCGTTTCGCATCTCCTGATGG ATCAGAAGTTGTGAGCGTGGTCATTCGCCCTTCAAATTCCCTTAAGATCACTTTCTTAGAG GCTAAAGATATATCTGAACTGGGATCATTGAAGGAAGCTGCAAGAATCTTTGTTCCAG GTGCCGCAACCATTTACTCTGCTCGTACAATCAAggttaaggaagaagaaggtttCAG AAATTACTACCTCTACGagtttgggagagatgaagaaCGCATTGCTCTAGTAGCCGCTGTGAACAGGGGGAGG GTATTTATAGCTGGAGCAGCTGCACCGGAATCcaaatggaaagaagatgaGTTGAAGCTTCGATCTGCTGCTATTTCTCTGACGGTCCAATAA
- the LOC106411302 gene encoding uncharacterized protein LOC106411302 isoform X2 codes for MAILLHSLLSLHPPNLKPQNPKRPKSLFLLGPSASLKVPTFRRDVVLRTASLCFVSFVFQNPLLQSLADPSKSPKPARLAIANTNSWFQYFGDGFSIRVPPQFIDFTEPEDYSAGLSLYGDKAKPKTFAARFASPDGSEVVSVVIRPSNSLKITFLEAKDISELGSLKEAARIFVPGAATIYSARTIKVKEEEGFRNYYLYEFGRDEERIALVAAVNRGRLEQLHRNPNGKKMS; via the exons ATGGCCATTCTACTTCACTCCCTCCTCTCTCTCCAtcccccaaacctcaaaccccaaaACCCTAAAAGACCTAAGAGTCTCTTTCTGCTAGGACCGTCTGCATCTCTTAAAGTCCCCACCTTTAGGAGAGATGTGGTGCTTAGAACAGCATCTCTCTGTTTCGTCTCCTTCGTATTCCAGAACCCACTTCTGCAGTCATTAGCCGATCCTTCGAAGTCTCCCAAACCGGCTAGACTCGCCATTGCCAATACTAACTCTTGGTTCCAGTACTTTGGCGATGGGTTCTCGATCAGAGTTCCACCTCAGTTTATCGACTTCACGGAGCCTGAG GATTACTCTGCAGGGTTGTCTCTCTATGGGGACAAGGCAAAGCCAAAGACTTTTGCTGCCCGTTTCGCATCTCCTGATGG ATCAGAAGTTGTGAGCGTGGTCATTCGCCCTTCAAATTCCCTTAAGATCACTTTCTTAGAG GCTAAAGATATATCTGAACTGGGATCATTGAAGGAAGCTGCAAGAATCTTTGTTCCAG GTGCCGCAACCATTTACTCTGCTCGTACAATCAAggttaaggaagaagaaggtttCAG AAATTACTACCTCTACGagtttgggagagatgaagaaCGCATTGCTCTAGTAGCCGCTGTGAACAGGGGGAGG CTGGAGCAGCTGCACCGGAATCcaaatggaaagaagatgaGTTGA